In a genomic window of Streptomyces sp. NBC_01231:
- a CDS encoding non-reducing end alpha-L-arabinofuranosidase family hydrolase gives MNPLKRLGRRRASVLSLLAVVALVTPEAATAAPDAPAAPDAVRASTLGAQAAQSGRYFGTAVASGRLGDGTYTGILGREFNSVTPENEMKWDATERNRGQFSFGAADQIVNGATSHGQRVRGHTLVWHNQLPGWVSSIRDANTLRGVMDNHITTVMNHYKGRIHSWDVVNEAFEDGGSGQLRSSVFRDVLGTGFLEQAFRTARSADPAAKLCYNDYNIENWSDAKTQGVYRLVRDFKARGVPIDCVGFQSHFGAGGPPSSFQTTLSNFAALGVDVQITELDIAQAPPNAYANTVRACMNVGRCTGITVWGIRDSDSWRSGENPLLFDRNGNKKAAYQSTLTALGGSAAAQRTDARSARSAAALPSSFRWSSSGSLIAPKPDATHRIAGIKDPSVVYYNGKYHVFASTASSAGYNLVYLSFSDWSQAGSATHHYLDRTAIGAGYRAAPQVFYNTQQRLWYLVYQTGNASYSTNPDISNPNGWSAPRNFYSSMPDIIRQNIGNGYWVDMWVICDSANCYLFSSDDNGHLYRSQTTVGQFPNGFTNTVIAAQDSKFAMFEASNVYKVQGSNQYLLLVEAIGSDGRRYFRSWTTSSLAGSWSPLAASEGNPFAKSSNVTFPAGTWTRDISHGEMIRAGYDQTLTIPACKLQYLYQGKDPNAGGDYNNLPWRLGLLTQTNSTC, from the coding sequence ATGAACCCGCTGAAACGGCTCGGCCGACGCCGAGCGTCGGTCTTATCCCTGTTGGCCGTGGTCGCCCTGGTAACGCCAGAGGCCGCGACCGCCGCGCCCGACGCGCCCGCTGCGCCGGACGCCGTCCGGGCCTCCACTCTCGGGGCCCAAGCGGCCCAGTCCGGACGGTACTTCGGGACCGCCGTGGCCTCCGGACGGCTCGGAGACGGCACGTACACCGGCATCCTGGGCCGCGAGTTCAACTCGGTCACACCCGAGAACGAGATGAAGTGGGACGCGACCGAGCGAAACCGCGGACAGTTCAGCTTCGGCGCCGCCGACCAGATCGTGAACGGCGCGACGTCCCACGGCCAGCGCGTGCGGGGCCACACCCTGGTGTGGCACAACCAGCTGCCCGGCTGGGTCAGCTCCATCAGGGACGCGAACACCCTGCGCGGCGTGATGGACAACCACATCACCACGGTGATGAACCACTACAAGGGCCGGATCCACTCCTGGGACGTCGTCAACGAGGCCTTCGAGGACGGCGGCAGCGGCCAGCTGCGCAGCTCGGTCTTCCGGGACGTCCTGGGCACCGGCTTCCTCGAGCAGGCCTTCCGCACCGCGCGGTCGGCCGACCCGGCGGCCAAGCTCTGCTACAACGACTACAACATCGAGAACTGGAGCGACGCCAAGACCCAGGGTGTCTATCGCCTGGTGCGCGACTTCAAGGCGCGGGGCGTGCCCATCGACTGTGTCGGCTTCCAGTCCCACTTCGGCGCCGGCGGCCCGCCGTCGAGCTTCCAGACGACGCTGTCGAACTTCGCCGCTCTCGGCGTGGACGTCCAGATCACCGAGCTGGACATCGCGCAGGCGCCGCCGAACGCGTACGCGAACACGGTCAGGGCCTGCATGAACGTGGGGCGCTGTACCGGCATCACCGTCTGGGGCATCCGCGACAGCGACTCCTGGCGCAGCGGGGAGAACCCGTTGCTGTTCGACCGCAACGGCAACAAGAAGGCGGCCTATCAGTCAACGCTCACCGCGTTGGGCGGCAGTGCCGCGGCGCAGCGGACGGACGCCCGTTCGGCCCGGTCCGCCGCCGCGCTCCCCTCCTCCTTCCGCTGGAGCTCGAGCGGCTCTCTGATCGCGCCCAAGCCGGACGCGACCCACAGGATCGCCGGGATCAAGGACCCGTCGGTCGTGTACTACAACGGCAAGTACCACGTGTTCGCGAGCACCGCGAGCTCCGCCGGGTACAACCTGGTGTACCTGAGCTTCAGTGACTGGTCGCAGGCGGGTTCGGCCACGCACCACTACCTCGACCGCACCGCCATCGGCGCCGGGTACCGGGCCGCGCCCCAGGTCTTCTACAACACACAGCAGCGCCTGTGGTACCTCGTCTACCAGACCGGCAACGCCTCATACTCCACCAACCCCGACATCAGCAACCCCAACGGGTGGAGCGCACCGCGCAACTTCTACTCGTCCATGCCGGACATCATTCGGCAGAACATCGGCAACGGCTACTGGGTCGACATGTGGGTGATCTGCGACAGCGCCAACTGCTATCTGTTCTCCTCCGACGACAACGGGCATCTGTACCGCTCCCAGACGACCGTCGGGCAGTTCCCGAACGGCTTCACCAACACCGTCATCGCGGCCCAGGACTCCAAGTTCGCCATGTTCGAAGCGAGCAACGTGTACAAGGTGCAGGGCAGCAACCAGTACCTGCTCCTCGTCGAGGCCATCGGATCGGACGGCCGACGCTACTTCCGCTCCTGGACCACGAGCAGCCTCGCCGGCTCGTGGTCACCTCTGGCCGCGTCCGAGGGCAACCCGTTCGCCAAGTCGAGCAACGTGACGTTCCCCGCCGGAACCTGGACCCGGGACATCAGTCACGGCGAGATGATCCGCGCGGGCTACGACCAGACGCTCACGATCCCGGCCTGCAAGCTGCAGTACCTGTACCAGGGCAAGGACCCCAACGCCGGCGGTGACTACAACAACCTGCCGTGGCGGCTCGGCCTCCTCACCCAGACCAACTCGACCTGCTGA
- a CDS encoding sugar-binding transcriptional regulator, producing MDPRSRTGQPVNRRTTRMATTDEQLRLMTRVARLYHEQGMRQPQIVEELHISQARVSRLLAQATKLGIVRTIVVPPEGVFADLEDLIATRYGLRDVVVVDVEGEGDEVIPALGAATAVYLETTLMEGDRLGISSWSATLLAAVEAMRSRPGKRSLEEVVQLMGGVGDPQVQVQATRLMGRLAETTGAEPVFMSAPGVVASPAIRDAILGDPKVSSVADVWKHLTIAVVGIGSLEPSPLLRRSGNIFSLEDQDRLRGLGAVGDICLHFFDENGTLLDTELNDRVIGIDPDTYRAVPRRVAVAGGDRKYAAIRAAVLGGWVDVLITDLGVARRLADRPEAQLP from the coding sequence ATGGACCCCCGCAGCCGCACCGGTCAGCCGGTGAACCGCCGTACCACGCGCATGGCGACCACCGACGAGCAACTACGCCTGATGACGCGGGTCGCACGCCTCTACCACGAGCAGGGCATGCGGCAGCCGCAGATCGTCGAGGAGCTGCACATCTCCCAGGCGCGTGTCTCCCGGCTGCTCGCCCAGGCCACCAAGCTGGGGATCGTCCGGACCATCGTGGTGCCGCCGGAGGGCGTCTTCGCCGACCTGGAGGATCTGATCGCGACCCGTTACGGGCTGCGTGACGTCGTGGTCGTCGATGTCGAGGGAGAAGGGGACGAGGTCATCCCGGCCCTCGGTGCGGCGACCGCCGTCTACCTGGAGACCACGCTCATGGAGGGCGACCGGCTCGGCATCTCCTCCTGGAGCGCCACTCTGCTGGCGGCCGTCGAGGCCATGAGGTCCCGCCCCGGCAAACGGTCCCTGGAAGAGGTCGTCCAGCTGATGGGCGGCGTGGGCGACCCCCAGGTCCAGGTGCAGGCGACCCGTCTGATGGGACGGCTCGCCGAGACGACCGGCGCCGAACCGGTCTTCATGTCCGCGCCCGGAGTCGTCGCGAGCCCGGCGATCCGTGACGCCATCCTCGGCGACCCGAAGGTCAGCAGCGTGGCCGACGTGTGGAAGCACCTCACCATCGCCGTCGTCGGCATCGGCAGCCTCGAACCCTCGCCGCTGCTGCGCCGCAGCGGCAACATCTTCTCGCTGGAGGACCAGGACAGGCTCCGCGGCCTCGGCGCCGTGGGCGACATCTGCCTGCACTTCTTCGACGAGAACGGCACCCTGCTCGACACCGAACTCAACGATCGCGTCATCGGCATCGACCCCGACACCTACCGCGCCGTCCCGCGGCGCGTCGCGGTGGCCGGGGGAGACCGCAAGTACGCCGCCATACGCGCGGCCGTGCTCGGCGGATGGGTCGATGTGCTGATCACCGACCTGGGCGTGGCCAGACGCCTCGCCGACCGGCCGGAGGCACAGCTTCCGTAG
- a CDS encoding ABC transporter permease has product MSTTSDAARAVDKPPGERRLRAHTWATGLLTGSRGPAVGLLAMCLVFYIATPYFLTQSNLLNIVDQTAILGLLALGMTAVIVMGGIDLSVGAVLALATMVLGWLSHDQGWPLWISAVAAIGVAGACGLANGLGITFTKLPPFIATLAMMSVARGLANVITDGQQIVGFPDWFDNLSTTRYLGIFTFTTFVLVVLYAAGWAYMRYRAGGRELYAIGGSSEVARLAGISVRKRTVLVYTVTGLLAGVAGVFLAMRLDSSQPSAGTGYELDTIAAVVIGGASLSGGVGSITGTLFGVLIIGVLRNGLNLLGVSPFVQQIVIGVVIALAVMLDVLRRRETR; this is encoded by the coding sequence ATGAGCACAACCAGCGACGCGGCCAGGGCCGTTGACAAACCACCGGGCGAACGGCGCCTGCGAGCACACACCTGGGCGACCGGACTGCTGACGGGATCACGCGGCCCCGCCGTCGGCCTGCTGGCCATGTGTCTCGTCTTCTACATAGCGACGCCGTACTTCCTCACCCAGAGCAACCTGCTCAACATCGTCGACCAGACGGCGATCCTGGGCCTGCTGGCCCTCGGAATGACCGCGGTGATCGTCATGGGCGGCATCGACCTGTCGGTCGGCGCGGTCCTCGCCCTGGCGACCATGGTGCTCGGCTGGCTCTCCCACGACCAGGGATGGCCCCTGTGGATCAGCGCCGTCGCCGCGATCGGGGTCGCCGGAGCGTGCGGTCTGGCCAACGGGCTGGGCATCACCTTCACCAAGCTCCCGCCGTTCATCGCGACCCTGGCGATGATGTCCGTCGCCCGCGGCCTGGCCAACGTGATCACCGACGGACAGCAGATCGTCGGCTTCCCCGACTGGTTCGACAACCTCTCCACCACCCGCTACCTCGGCATCTTCACCTTCACCACCTTCGTACTCGTGGTGTTGTACGCGGCCGGGTGGGCGTACATGCGCTACCGGGCCGGCGGACGCGAGCTGTACGCGATCGGGGGCAGCTCCGAGGTCGCGCGGCTCGCCGGTATCAGCGTGCGGAAGCGGACCGTGCTCGTGTACACCGTGACCGGTCTGCTCGCCGGTGTGGCCGGGGTCTTCCTGGCCATGCGCCTGGACTCCTCGCAGCCGAGCGCCGGTACGGGCTACGAACTCGACACGATCGCCGCCGTGGTGATCGGCGGCGCGAGCCTCAGCGGCGGCGTCGGCTCCATCACCGGAACGCTGTTCGGCGTCCTGATCATCGGCGTGCTGCGCAACGGCCTGAACCTGCTGGGTGTTTCCCCGTTCGTCCAGCAGATCGTCATCGGCGTGGTGATCGCGCTGGCCGTCATGCTCGACGTACTGCGGCGACGCGAGACGCGCTGA
- a CDS encoding glycoside hydrolase family 6 protein has protein sequence MRRRLRTFAAALFALPLALAVAPSAHAADPTTMTNGFYADPDSSAKRWATANPGDGRAPAINASIANTPMARWFGSWSGTIGTATGGYAGAADSVDKLPVLVAYNIYNRDYCGGHSAGGAASPSAYAAWISQFAGGIANRPAVVLLEPDSLGDYGCMTQAQITERQGMLTGALAQFNRQAPNTWVYLDAGNPGWESPATMAQRLHEAGLRQAHGFSLNISNYFTTAENTAYGNAVNSQLTSRYGYTKPFVVDTSRNGNGSNGQWCNPSGRRIGTPTRLGGGAEMLLWIKTPGESDGNCGVGAGSSAGQFLPEVAYKMIYGF, from the coding sequence ATGCGCCGCAGACTCCGCACCTTCGCGGCAGCGCTCTTCGCTCTGCCGCTGGCGCTCGCCGTCGCACCGTCCGCCCACGCCGCCGACCCGACCACCATGACCAACGGGTTCTACGCGGACCCCGACTCCAGCGCGAAGAGGTGGGCCACCGCCAACCCCGGCGACGGCCGGGCGCCCGCGATCAACGCCTCCATCGCCAACACTCCGATGGCCCGCTGGTTCGGCTCCTGGAGCGGCACCATCGGCACCGCCACGGGCGGGTACGCCGGGGCTGCGGACTCCGTGGACAAGCTGCCCGTCCTCGTCGCCTACAACATCTACAACCGCGACTACTGCGGCGGACACTCCGCCGGCGGAGCCGCCTCGCCCTCCGCCTACGCGGCCTGGATCTCCCAGTTCGCCGGCGGGATCGCCAACCGACCGGCCGTAGTTCTCCTGGAGCCGGACTCTCTCGGGGACTACGGCTGCATGACGCAGGCTCAGATAACCGAACGCCAGGGCATGCTCACCGGGGCCCTCGCCCAGTTCAACCGCCAGGCCCCCAACACCTGGGTCTACCTCGATGCCGGCAACCCGGGCTGGGAAAGCCCGGCGACCATGGCCCAGCGTCTCCACGAGGCCGGCCTCCGACAGGCACACGGCTTCTCGCTCAACATCTCCAACTACTTCACCACGGCGGAGAACACCGCCTACGGCAACGCCGTGAACAGCCAACTGACGTCCCGTTACGGCTACACCAAGCCGTTCGTCGTGGACACCAGCCGCAACGGCAACGGCTCCAACGGTCAGTGGTGCAATCCCTCAGGCCGCCGCATCGGCACCCCCACCCGGCTGGGCGGAGGCGCCGAGATGCTTTTGTGGATCAAGACCCCGGGCGAGTCCGACGGCAACTGCGGTGTCGGAGCCGGCTCCTCGGCCGGGCAGTTCCTCCCCGAGGTCGCCTACAAGATGATCTACGGCTTCTGA
- a CDS encoding sugar ABC transporter ATP-binding protein, whose amino-acid sequence MTDVSRLPGDEAHQGLVVRGVSKRFGVTQALDRIDLDVRPGEVVALLGENGAGKSTLSNIVAGTFPSDTGHMAWQGRPYEPRSPGDAINHGIGLIHQEMRLLPDLSVAENVFLGRLPVRGGRVDRAEMNRRAEQQLRRLGLDISPTVPVRTLRVAAQQQVEIAKALTLDARLLILDEPTAALGGDETDHLFERIDALRNEGVSFVYVSHRLEEIARICDRIVVMRDGQCVATHQTAQVPVPQLVEEMVGRSIERIFPDTGAPGPSEVLRVEGLTNPSFHDVSFSVHEGEVFGIAGIVGAGRTELVRAIAGVDPVTAGTVAVGGRVLRLRGPRDAIEAGVALVPEDRKGQGAVLDMSIGDNVALPNLDRVARRGWLTPQRVSEVATDAIKLMTVKGRAGQPVRTLSGGNQQKVVIAKWLERRPKVVILDEPTRGIDVGARAAIYEVIADLARSGMAVVVVSSDLDEVLGLSHRVLVLSRGRQQGVLPSEEATDVAVMRLATA is encoded by the coding sequence ATGACGGACGTCAGCCGCCTCCCGGGGGACGAGGCCCACCAGGGCCTCGTCGTCCGGGGAGTGTCCAAGCGCTTCGGCGTGACCCAGGCCCTCGACCGGATCGACCTCGACGTACGCCCCGGAGAAGTGGTGGCGCTGCTCGGCGAGAACGGCGCGGGAAAGTCCACCCTGTCCAACATCGTCGCCGGTACGTTCCCCTCCGACACCGGCCACATGGCTTGGCAGGGACGGCCCTACGAGCCGAGGTCGCCGGGCGACGCCATCAACCACGGGATCGGGCTCATCCACCAGGAGATGCGTCTGCTTCCGGACCTCTCGGTCGCCGAGAACGTCTTCCTCGGCCGCCTGCCGGTACGCGGCGGACGCGTCGACCGTGCCGAGATGAACCGGCGGGCGGAACAACAACTGCGGCGGCTCGGCCTCGACATCTCCCCGACCGTGCCGGTGCGTACGCTGCGGGTCGCCGCCCAGCAGCAGGTCGAGATCGCCAAGGCCCTGACGCTCGACGCGCGGCTGCTGATCCTTGACGAACCGACGGCCGCACTCGGCGGCGACGAGACCGACCACCTCTTCGAGCGGATCGACGCGCTCCGCAACGAGGGTGTGTCGTTCGTCTACGTCAGCCACCGACTGGAAGAGATCGCCCGGATCTGCGACCGCATCGTGGTGATGCGGGACGGACAGTGCGTCGCCACCCATCAGACCGCGCAGGTGCCGGTGCCGCAGCTCGTCGAGGAGATGGTGGGGCGCAGCATCGAGCGCATCTTCCCCGACACCGGAGCCCCCGGGCCCAGCGAGGTGCTGCGGGTCGAGGGGCTCACCAACCCCTCCTTCCACGACGTGTCCTTCAGCGTGCACGAGGGCGAGGTGTTCGGTATCGCGGGCATCGTCGGCGCCGGCCGTACCGAACTGGTGCGGGCCATCGCGGGCGTCGACCCGGTGACCGCCGGAACGGTGGCCGTCGGCGGCCGGGTGCTGCGGCTGCGCGGGCCGCGGGACGCCATCGAGGCGGGAGTGGCCCTCGTACCCGAGGACCGCAAGGGCCAGGGCGCCGTGCTCGACATGTCGATCGGCGACAACGTGGCGCTGCCCAACCTCGACCGGGTCGCCCGCAGGGGCTGGCTGACTCCCCAGCGCGTCAGCGAGGTCGCCACCGACGCCATCAAGCTCATGACGGTGAAGGGGCGGGCGGGCCAGCCGGTGCGGACGCTGTCCGGCGGGAACCAGCAGAAGGTCGTCATCGCCAAGTGGCTCGAACGCAGACCGAAGGTCGTCATCCTCGACGAGCCGACCCGCGGAATCGACGTGGGCGCCCGCGCCGCGATCTACGAGGTGATCGCGGATCTGGCCCGGTCCGGTATGGCGGTCGTCGTGGTCAGCTCCGACCTCGACGAGGTGCTGGGACTGTCCCACCGCGTGCTCGTCCTCAGCCGGGGACGCCAGCAGGGCGTTCTGCCCTCGGAGGAGGCGACGGACGTCGCCGTGATGCGTCTCGCCACGGCATGA
- a CDS encoding right-handed parallel beta-helix repeat-containing protein, producing the protein MRLKHVTVSAALSGLLTGFLTLVSAGGAHAATDLYVASNGSDSNPGTLAAPLKTIQRAVDLAQAGTTIQIRGGTYAPSANVQLLKSGTASQPLTLRGYNGERVVIDGENMPYTPGAVDSSIPRPQRGAVHIEGEYWRLVGLEIVHGPYGVFGLDTSNNTFDRLVTRDNYESGFHLQGSSSNNQILNLDSYGNRDPRNNGESADGLAIKEGSGGGNVVRGARLWNNSDDGLDFWEFDNSPILVENALAWGNGFNRWNLPDYQGDGNGFKMGGNGVAANHTVRNSMAWDNSAGGFVDNNNPGKMKIEHCTAWDNPKTGFAFNRSSSTLTKNLAVANGTNVSLGSTSTGSGNSWNLGGSWSFASTNASTITGPRAADGAIPSATFLRPGNGADVGARF; encoded by the coding sequence TTGCGCCTGAAACACGTCACCGTGTCCGCCGCCCTCTCGGGCCTGCTGACCGGCTTCCTCACCCTGGTCTCCGCCGGCGGTGCGCATGCCGCGACCGACCTGTACGTGGCGTCGAACGGCAGCGACAGCAACCCGGGGACGCTCGCCGCCCCGTTGAAGACGATCCAGCGCGCCGTGGATCTGGCACAGGCGGGGACCACGATCCAGATCCGGGGCGGAACGTACGCGCCGAGCGCGAACGTCCAGCTGCTCAAGAGCGGCACGGCGAGCCAACCCCTCACCCTGCGCGGCTACAACGGCGAGCGTGTGGTCATCGACGGTGAGAACATGCCGTACACACCGGGCGCGGTGGACTCGTCCATCCCCCGCCCCCAGCGCGGCGCGGTCCACATCGAGGGTGAGTACTGGCGACTGGTCGGCCTCGAGATCGTCCACGGCCCCTACGGCGTGTTCGGCCTGGACACCAGCAACAACACGTTCGACCGGCTCGTCACCCGGGACAACTACGAGTCCGGGTTCCACCTCCAGGGCTCTTCGAGCAACAACCAGATCCTGAACCTGGACAGTTACGGCAACCGTGATCCGCGGAACAACGGCGAGAGCGCCGACGGGCTGGCCATCAAGGAAGGCTCCGGCGGCGGCAACGTGGTGCGCGGCGCCCGGCTGTGGAACAACTCCGACGACGGCCTGGACTTCTGGGAGTTCGACAACTCACCGATCCTCGTCGAGAACGCGCTCGCCTGGGGCAACGGGTTCAATCGCTGGAACCTGCCCGACTACCAGGGCGACGGCAACGGCTTCAAGATGGGCGGCAACGGCGTGGCCGCCAACCACACCGTCCGCAACAGCATGGCGTGGGACAACTCCGCCGGCGGCTTCGTCGACAACAACAACCCGGGCAAGATGAAGATCGAACACTGCACCGCGTGGGACAACCCGAAGACCGGCTTCGCCTTCAACCGTTCCTCCAGCACGCTGACAAAGAACCTCGCGGTGGCCAACGGCACCAACGTCTCGCTGGGCTCGACCTCCACCGGCAGCGGCAACTCCTGGAATCTCGGCGGCAGTTGGTCGTTCGCCAGCACCAACGCGAGCACGATCACGGGGCCCCGGGCGGCCGACGGCGCCATCCCGTCCGCCACGTTCCTGCGCCCCGGCAACGGCGCGGACGTCGGGGCACGGTTCTGA
- a CDS encoding SDR family oxidoreductase: MAAPSFRIDDRVALVTGAGSGIGRRLAIGLAEMGADVGCVDLPGSDLAGTVKAVEETGRRAVAAPADVTRPDELAEVVALVQRDLGPLRLAVNAAGIANATPAEDMPLEQWNKVIDVNLTGVFLSCQAEGRAMLAGGGGSIVNIASMSGTIANRGLTQAHYNASKAGVMHLSKSLATEWCGRGIRVNSVSPGYTATPMNQRAEVAERVKQFESDTPLGRMATVDEMVGPVVFLLSDAASFVTGTDLIVDGGVTCW; this comes from the coding sequence ATGGCCGCACCGTCTTTTCGTATCGACGACCGCGTCGCCCTCGTCACGGGAGCAGGCAGCGGCATCGGCCGCCGGCTGGCGATCGGCCTGGCCGAGATGGGCGCGGACGTCGGGTGCGTCGACCTGCCCGGGAGTGACCTGGCCGGCACGGTGAAGGCCGTCGAGGAGACCGGACGGCGAGCGGTCGCCGCGCCCGCCGACGTCACCCGGCCCGACGAGCTGGCCGAGGTCGTGGCCCTGGTGCAAAGGGACCTCGGACCGTTGCGGCTGGCCGTCAACGCCGCGGGCATCGCCAACGCCACCCCTGCCGAGGACATGCCCCTCGAACAGTGGAACAAGGTCATCGACGTGAACCTCACGGGCGTGTTCCTGTCCTGCCAGGCCGAGGGGCGCGCCATGCTCGCCGGCGGTGGCGGTTCCATCGTCAACATCGCGTCGATGTCGGGCACCATCGCCAACCGAGGACTGACGCAGGCGCACTACAACGCGTCCAAGGCGGGCGTGATGCACCTGTCGAAGAGCCTGGCCACGGAGTGGTGCGGCCGCGGCATCCGGGTCAACAGCGTCAGCCCCGGCTACACCGCGACGCCCATGAACCAGCGAGCCGAAGTCGCGGAACGCGTCAAGCAGTTCGAGTCCGACACCCCGCTCGGGCGGATGGCGACGGTCGACGAGATGGTCGGTCCCGTCGTCTTCTTGCTGAGCGACGCCGCGAGCTTCGTCACCGGCACGGATCTGATCGTCGACGGTGGAGTGACGTGCTGGTAG
- a CDS encoding right-handed parallel beta-helix repeat-containing protein — MQSRAAIASVSLLAGAALLTLSVNTAQAVSARGDHSDTVPTAGAGLRAASTVLYVAPSGKDSAAGTQADPTTLTSAISRIASGGTIYLRGGTYTYSSTVTIPVGSNGTSGALTTLSAYSGEKPVLDFSAQSESSSNRGIQLNANYWRLYGLTVQHAGDNGIAVGGSNNVIERVVTAYNRDTGLQLGRIASSTPKAQWPANNLIVSSESHDNSDSDGEDADGFAAKLTTGTGNVFRYDVSHHNIDDGWDLYTKTDTGAIGPVTIENSLSYNNGTLSNGTQNKNGDRNGYKLGGEDIKVNHVVRNSIAYRNGKHGFTYNSNPGTLTMSSNVSIDNGTRNFSFDEGTSVFKNDTSCRFSSGGSNDKVVGNADSSNQFWSGSNGSRCSSYSGALKWSFASNGSLVVTFGG; from the coding sequence ATGCAATCAAGAGCCGCAATAGCATCGGTCAGCCTGCTGGCCGGCGCCGCCCTCCTCACGCTGTCCGTCAACACGGCACAGGCCGTTTCCGCTCGTGGCGACCACAGCGACACCGTGCCCACAGCGGGCGCCGGTCTGAGGGCGGCGAGCACCGTCCTCTACGTCGCGCCGAGCGGCAAGGACAGCGCGGCCGGAACACAGGCCGACCCGACGACGCTCACCTCGGCGATCAGCCGCATCGCCTCCGGCGGCACGATCTACCTGCGCGGCGGCACCTACACGTACTCCTCGACGGTCACCATCCCGGTCGGCAGCAACGGCACCTCCGGCGCCCTCACCACCCTCTCCGCCTACTCGGGTGAGAAGCCGGTGCTGGACTTCTCGGCGCAGAGCGAGAGTTCGTCCAACCGGGGCATCCAGCTGAACGCCAACTACTGGCGCCTGTACGGCCTGACCGTCCAGCACGCGGGCGACAACGGCATCGCCGTCGGCGGCAGCAACAACGTCATCGAGCGTGTGGTGACGGCGTACAACCGCGACACGGGCCTGCAGCTCGGCCGGATCGCCTCCAGCACCCCCAAGGCCCAGTGGCCGGCGAACAACCTGATCGTCAGCTCGGAGTCACACGACAACTCCGACTCCGACGGAGAGGACGCCGACGGCTTCGCCGCGAAGCTGACCACCGGCACGGGCAACGTCTTCCGCTACGACGTCTCCCACCACAACATCGACGACGGCTGGGACCTCTACACCAAGACCGACACCGGCGCCATCGGCCCGGTGACCATCGAGAACTCCCTCTCCTACAACAACGGCACGCTGAGCAACGGCACCCAGAACAAGAACGGCGACCGCAACGGCTACAAGCTCGGCGGCGAGGACATCAAGGTCAACCACGTCGTCCGCAACAGCATCGCCTACCGCAACGGCAAGCACGGGTTCACCTACAACAGCAACCCGGGCACGCTGACGATGTCGAGCAACGTCAGCATCGACAACGGCACCCGCAACTTCTCGTTCGACGAGGGCACCTCGGTGTTCAAGAACGACACCTCATGCCGATTCAGCAGCGGCGGATCGAACGACAAGGTCGTCGGTAACGCCGACAGCTCGAACCAGTTCTGGTCCGGTTCGAACGGGTCCCGGTGCTCCTCGTACTCCGGCGCCCTGAAGTGGTCCTTCGCCTCGAACGGAAGCCTCGTCGTGACCTTCGGTGGCTAG
- a CDS encoding substrate-binding domain-containing protein: protein MKTQPAIAVSIVATLALSATACGRGGDAGAATADGKPVTIGLSVANLQADFFNQIKQSVEAEAKKKGIKVIVSDARGDAATQVNQIQDFISRQVSAIVYIPAGATAAGVPVKAANRAKIPVVTVDRNPPDVPGKSFIATDSVAAAKTLGDWVIKQKGGKGQLAILQGQIGTTPQVDRQKGFEQALAAAPGVKVVSQQTADWAQDKAYSVAQDMLQAHPGIDIMWGQADAMALGAAQAAKGAGKKPLIVGFDGDYAGIKAVAKGTVDATMVQQTQKMGRMSVDTALDILNGEKVPAQQLQPAFLLTKDDQAKAAEYIKSHP, encoded by the coding sequence ATGAAGACCCAACCTGCGATAGCGGTCAGCATCGTGGCCACCCTGGCGCTGAGCGCCACCGCCTGTGGACGAGGCGGGGACGCCGGAGCGGCCACGGCCGACGGCAAGCCGGTGACGATCGGCCTGTCCGTGGCCAATCTCCAGGCCGACTTCTTCAACCAGATCAAGCAGTCCGTCGAAGCCGAGGCCAAGAAGAAGGGCATCAAGGTCATCGTCTCCGATGCCCGAGGCGACGCGGCCACCCAGGTCAACCAGATCCAGGACTTCATCAGCCGTCAGGTCAGCGCGATCGTCTACATCCCGGCCGGCGCCACGGCGGCCGGTGTCCCGGTGAAGGCCGCGAACCGCGCGAAGATCCCCGTCGTCACGGTCGACCGCAACCCACCGGACGTGCCGGGCAAGTCCTTCATCGCCACCGACAGCGTCGCCGCCGCCAAGACGCTCGGCGACTGGGTGATCAAGCAGAAGGGCGGAAAGGGCCAACTGGCCATCCTTCAGGGCCAGATCGGTACCACCCCGCAGGTGGACCGGCAGAAGGGGTTCGAGCAGGCGCTCGCCGCCGCACCCGGCGTCAAGGTGGTCTCCCAGCAGACCGCCGACTGGGCGCAGGACAAGGCGTACTCGGTCGCTCAGGACATGCTCCAGGCCCACCCCGGCATCGACATCATGTGGGGACAGGCCGACGCGATGGCGCTGGGCGCGGCACAGGCCGCCAAGGGCGCCGGGAAGAAGCCCCTGATCGTCGGCTTCGACGGTGACTACGCGGGCATCAAGGCGGTCGCCAAGGGCACCGTCGACGCCACCATGGTCCAGCAGACGCAGAAGATGGGCCGGATGTCCGTGGACACCGCACTGGACATCCTGAACGGCGAGAAGGTCCCGGCCCAGCAGCTCCAGCCCGCCTTCCTCCTCACCAAGGACGACCAGGCGAAGGCCGCCGAGTACATCAAGAGCCACCCCTGA